From a region of the Paenibacillus sp. FSL R10-2734 genome:
- a CDS encoding VWA domain-containing protein has translation MARKGRTFLVLGIITVVVFALVYFGITLTSNLGKTTSEVSSEDAGKQLDKLYKKINVNTAEQVKGQIDLDPVAIGDSLPDISKFPISVTNTTDSFVEIFSSTEKSGTGNDGWLNEVATDFNNSNIEVNGIPASVKIRNIASGTATDYIRSGKYIPDAFTPSNELWGEMVKANGINTQLITNRLIGNVAGIVTNKTKYDELVEKYGSLNVKTITDAIANNELSMGYTDPFASSTGLNFLVTALGTFDSSDLLGEQAVQGFEKFQANVPFIASTTLQMRDAAKTGKLDAFVLEYQIFANAPELKGSYVFTPFGVRHDSPLYALGDLPQEKVDIIKKFAEFVEQDKYQRLGEEKGFNGLGDYQSEVNPVDGSLLTSAQKLWKEKKNGNKPIAAVFVADVSGSMNGEPLNRLKQSLLTGQKYLGKDNSIGFVSYSDNVTINLPIGKYDTNQQSMFVGAIDSLQANGGTATFDGIVVALKMLQEEMKINPEIKPLIFVLSDGETNEGHSLNDIRGLIETYKIPIYTIGYNANIKALESISSINEAANINADTDDVVYKIGNLLNVQM, from the coding sequence ATGGCTAGGAAAGGGAGAACATTTTTAGTACTCGGAATTATAACCGTGGTCGTTTTTGCTCTTGTTTATTTTGGAATCACCTTAACATCTAATTTAGGCAAAACCACTAGTGAGGTCTCATCAGAAGATGCAGGTAAACAACTGGATAAACTCTATAAAAAAATTAATGTAAACACCGCGGAGCAGGTCAAAGGACAAATCGACCTTGATCCTGTGGCCATTGGGGATTCCTTGCCGGATATTTCAAAATTTCCTATATCAGTGACCAATACAACGGATAGCTTTGTTGAAATATTTTCATCCACAGAGAAATCTGGAACGGGTAATGATGGATGGTTGAACGAAGTGGCCACAGATTTCAATAATTCCAATATAGAGGTGAATGGAATCCCTGCTTCAGTTAAGATTCGTAATATTGCTTCAGGTACAGCGACGGATTACATAAGGTCTGGAAAATATATACCAGATGCGTTTACACCCTCCAATGAGTTATGGGGCGAGATGGTTAAAGCGAACGGAATAAACACGCAGCTTATAACCAATCGTCTAATTGGTAATGTAGCTGGTATTGTCACGAATAAAACGAAATATGATGAGTTAGTAGAGAAGTACGGTTCTTTAAACGTCAAGACGATTACAGATGCGATAGCGAATAATGAATTATCTATGGGCTATACAGATCCTTTTGCCAGCTCAACAGGTCTGAACTTTCTTGTGACTGCACTTGGGACGTTTGATAGCTCAGATTTACTTGGAGAACAAGCGGTTCAGGGCTTTGAGAAATTCCAAGCGAATGTACCCTTTATCGCGTCGACGACTTTACAAATGCGTGATGCGGCTAAAACTGGGAAGCTGGATGCTTTTGTTTTAGAGTACCAAATTTTCGCAAATGCTCCAGAGCTGAAGGGGAGCTATGTATTTACTCCTTTTGGTGTAAGGCATGACAGCCCCCTTTACGCATTAGGTGATCTCCCACAAGAGAAAGTGGATATTATTAAGAAATTTGCGGAGTTTGTTGAACAGGATAAATATCAGCGTTTGGGTGAGGAAAAAGGTTTTAATGGACTAGGTGATTATCAATCGGAGGTTAATCCAGTAGATGGCAGTCTTTTAACCTCGGCACAAAAGCTGTGGAAGGAGAAGAAAAACGGTAATAAACCCATTGCGGCAGTATTTGTAGCTGATGTCTCAGGTAGCATGAACGGGGAGCCTTTAAATCGCTTAAAGCAATCATTATTAACGGGACAGAAGTACTTAGGCAAGGATAATAGTATTGGTTTTGTTTCCTACTCCGACAACGTTACGATAAACCTTCCTATTGGTAAGTATGACACGAATCAGCAGTCGATGTTTGTTGGCGCGATAGATAGTCTTCAGGCGAATGGGGGGACAGCGACTTTTGATGGAATTGTGGTGGCACTCAAAATGCTTCAAGAGGAAATGAAGATTAACCCAGAAATAAAACCTTTGATCTTTGTATTGAGTGATGGGGAGACGAATGAAGGTCATTCACTAAATGATATCAGAGGCTTAATTGAAACCTATAAAATTCCGATTTACACCATTGGCTACAACGCGAATATTAAAGCACTGGAGAGCATTTCAAGTATTAATGAAGCAGCTAACATCAATGCGGATACAGACGACGTAGTCTATAAAATCGGTAATCTGCTCAATGTCCAAATGTAA
- a CDS encoding molybdopterin-dependent oxidoreductase, which produces MSDLLGRLRKGYGKKLRSLHTWNGWIVVILALTGLVLVGGFWRGFLGEGRVWIKGLHIIVGIASILPVIYYLLLASKHWKQLKEKPWQRFNVLVVLFLLLGWFVSGVLLWQFRTVGPQVSNLALVVHDVLTWVGLPYIIYHSLTRVKWLKEPNRRTIKSESEGSANSTSQDTPQPVYTRRAFIRGTIGVGLALTIGPSFVKWLGSSIGNIGGSETMDKLIENDRNQLLPAPQPLAASSPPLGGGSQGQFRVYTVTPIPEFTNDNWSFKVDGLVDQSFTWNWEQFVQLQRTVQVSDFHCVTGWSVYKNTWEGIKLKDILQQAGVKSTAKTVKFYSGDGVYTDTLTLEQADMDDVMVAVMHDGKPIPSELGGPVRLIVPKMFAYKSVKWLNRIELIEGEHTGYWEQRGYSNDAWV; this is translated from the coding sequence ATGAGTGATTTGCTTGGTCGGCTACGCAAGGGCTACGGTAAAAAGCTGCGGTCACTTCACACATGGAACGGCTGGATCGTCGTGATATTGGCCTTGACTGGGCTTGTGCTAGTAGGCGGTTTCTGGCGAGGTTTCCTAGGTGAAGGCAGGGTATGGATTAAAGGCTTACACATCATTGTAGGGATCGCATCTATTCTTCCAGTGATCTATTATCTTTTGCTGGCAAGTAAACATTGGAAACAGCTAAAGGAGAAACCATGGCAGCGGTTCAATGTACTTGTCGTGCTCTTCCTGTTGCTTGGCTGGTTCGTGTCTGGCGTGTTGTTGTGGCAGTTTCGTACGGTAGGACCACAAGTATCTAATCTTGCATTGGTCGTTCATGATGTACTGACATGGGTTGGACTGCCTTACATTATCTATCACTCACTAACTCGTGTGAAATGGCTGAAGGAGCCGAATCGTAGGACTATTAAGAGCGAGAGCGAGGGGAGTGCCAATTCTACCTCTCAGGATACTCCGCAGCCGGTCTATACACGTAGAGCGTTCATTCGGGGTACGATCGGAGTAGGGCTTGCCCTTACAATCGGCCCCTCATTTGTAAAATGGCTTGGTAGCTCGATTGGAAACATCGGCGGCAGCGAAACGATGGATAAATTAATCGAGAATGATCGCAATCAGCTGTTGCCTGCACCGCAACCACTGGCGGCATCTTCTCCGCCTCTTGGAGGTGGTTCGCAGGGTCAGTTCCGTGTCTATACAGTAACCCCTATTCCGGAGTTCACGAACGATAATTGGTCCTTTAAGGTAGATGGACTTGTTGATCAGAGCTTTACGTGGAATTGGGAGCAATTCGTTCAATTGCAACGGACGGTTCAAGTGAGTGATTTTCACTGTGTAACAGGTTGGTCCGTTTACAAGAATACCTGGGAAGGCATCAAACTAAAGGATATTCTACAACAGGCTGGTGTGAAGTCTACAGCAAAGACGGTGAAATTCTACTCTGGGGATGGGGTGTATACGGATACCCTTACGCTGGAGCAGGCGGATATGGACGATGTTATGGTCGCGGTTATGCATGATGGAAAACCGATTCCGAGCGAGCTCGGTGGACCGGTTCGGCTAATTGTCCCCAAAATGTTCGCTTACAAATCAGTGAAGTGGCTGAACCGGATTGAATTGATCGAGGGAGAGCATACAGGATATTGGGAGCAACGTGGATATTCGAATGATGCTTGGGTATAA
- a CDS encoding LysR family transcriptional regulator, giving the protein MDINLEWYRSFYWVAQTGSLTAAAERLNITQPAVSHTIKQLEEKMGGPLFFRTSRGVDLTTEGKVLLRFIEQAFQNVEMGERAIAEMNNLNSGEIHIGASDTLCKYYLLSYLEQYHEQYPNVRIHITNRTTPETLSLLKEGKIDFGIVSLPATDKQIEFRKSTRLQDCLVGGKGFRHLEDKTMPLSDIKQYPLLFLEQGGSTRKYIDGFLASNHVTITPEFELGSVDLLVQFALRGFGLAFVIRDYVTDELKSGELVEIPLDPPFPERNIGIATLRGVPLSAASKSFLTLLD; this is encoded by the coding sequence ATGGACATCAACTTGGAATGGTATCGCTCTTTTTACTGGGTAGCACAAACAGGTAGCTTAACTGCGGCAGCAGAACGACTGAATATCACACAACCAGCAGTGAGTCACACGATTAAGCAATTGGAAGAAAAGATGGGCGGCCCCTTATTTTTTCGCACCTCTAGAGGGGTGGACCTAACGACGGAAGGCAAAGTACTGCTTCGGTTTATTGAACAAGCCTTTCAGAATGTGGAGATGGGTGAGCGAGCGATTGCTGAAATGAACAACTTAAATAGCGGGGAGATTCATATCGGAGCTAGTGATACCCTCTGCAAATATTACTTGTTGTCTTATCTTGAGCAATATCACGAACAATATCCGAATGTCCGCATTCATATTACGAATCGAACAACACCGGAAACGCTCTCGCTTCTAAAAGAAGGGAAAATCGATTTTGGCATCGTTAGCTTACCGGCAACTGACAAACAGATCGAATTTCGTAAGAGCACACGACTTCAAGATTGCCTTGTAGGTGGCAAGGGTTTCCGTCATTTAGAGGACAAAACAATGCCACTTTCAGACATCAAGCAGTACCCATTGTTATTCCTAGAGCAAGGAGGCAGCACAAGAAAGTATATAGATGGGTTTCTTGCCTCCAATCATGTGACGATAACACCAGAGTTTGAATTAGGAAGTGTAGATCTTCTTGTTCAGTTCGCTTTGCGTGGCTTTGGTCTTGCTTTTGTTATTCGTGATTATGTTACGGATGAATTAAAGAGTGGAGAACTTGTAGAAATTCCTTTAGATCCACCGTTTCCAGAGCGTAATATAGGGATAGCGACTCTTAGAGGAGTTCCACTCTCAGCTGCGTCAAAGTCCTTTCTAACATTATTGGACTAA
- a CDS encoding adenylosuccinate synthase, which yields MTVIAIVGANWGDEGKGKMTDVLAAQSSYVVRFQGGSNAGHTIINQYGKFSLHMLPSGVFYPSVTNIIGPGTALDTEVLVKELQALADRGVPKPKLYVSERAQIVLSIHRLFDELEEERLGSHGFGSTKRGIAPFYADKYAKLGIQVADLFDPARLEKRLEQLLASKNVLLEHLYKKAPIQVSELMTQLQKEAEQLAPYVTNTTELLHAAYAKGETILLEGQLGALRDPDHGIYPYSTSSSTLAGYAPVGAGLPAAAITNVIAVTKAYSSCVGAGPFVSELEGPVADELRTRGGDAGEFGATTGRPRRMGWFDAVATRYGCLMQGATEVVLTNLDVLGYLDEIPVCVAYELENGEITDKFPATNKLSTAKPILTHLSGWNCDISHITSFDELPEQAKSYVDFIETSIGIRISTVSVGPRRDQVIHRTLK from the coding sequence GTGACCGTAATCGCAATTGTAGGAGCTAACTGGGGAGACGAAGGCAAAGGTAAGATGACAGATGTACTAGCCGCACAATCATCCTATGTGGTTCGATTTCAAGGTGGAAGTAATGCTGGGCATACCATCATTAACCAGTATGGAAAATTTTCGCTTCATATGCTGCCTTCTGGTGTATTTTACCCTTCAGTAACAAACATTATTGGACCAGGAACAGCTCTTGATACAGAAGTATTGGTAAAGGAATTACAGGCATTAGCGGATAGAGGAGTTCCAAAACCGAAGTTATACGTATCTGAACGTGCTCAAATTGTACTCTCGATTCATCGTTTGTTTGATGAGCTGGAGGAGGAACGATTGGGATCGCACGGGTTCGGTTCTACCAAACGAGGTATAGCACCATTCTACGCGGATAAATATGCGAAGCTCGGCATACAGGTTGCGGATTTGTTTGATCCTGCCCGACTTGAGAAACGTCTCGAACAATTACTAGCTTCCAAAAATGTATTGCTTGAGCATTTATATAAGAAAGCGCCTATCCAAGTTTCGGAATTAATGACTCAGTTACAAAAAGAAGCAGAGCAGTTGGCACCTTACGTAACCAATACAACAGAATTACTGCATGCGGCTTATGCAAAAGGAGAGACGATTCTGCTTGAAGGGCAATTAGGCGCTCTGCGAGATCCTGATCACGGGATTTATCCGTACTCAACCTCCTCATCGACACTTGCCGGATATGCACCTGTCGGCGCGGGGCTTCCTGCGGCTGCCATCACTAATGTCATTGCTGTAACGAAGGCATATTCCAGTTGTGTGGGTGCCGGACCTTTTGTATCTGAATTAGAAGGCCCTGTAGCAGATGAACTTCGCACACGAGGTGGCGATGCTGGAGAATTTGGAGCAACCACTGGACGTCCTAGACGTATGGGCTGGTTTGATGCTGTAGCTACACGCTACGGTTGCCTTATGCAAGGTGCGACGGAGGTTGTGTTGACCAATCTTGATGTTCTTGGTTATTTAGATGAGATTCCGGTTTGCGTTGCCTATGAGCTTGAAAATGGAGAAATCACCGACAAGTTTCCAGCAACAAATAAGCTAAGCACAGCAAAGCCGATATTAACGCATTTATCTGGCTGGAACTGCGATATCTCACATATCACCAGCTTCGACGAGCTGCCAGAGCAAGCTAAAAGCTACGTAGACTTTATTGAAACGTCTATTGGAATACGAATTTCTACAGTTTCTGTAGGACCTAGACGTGATCAGGTCATTCATCGTACGCTGAAATAA
- a CDS encoding stalk domain-containing protein, whose amino-acid sequence MKAIKWSIAAVLAVSMYGPIHTAKAADVNSTNVVNEQSISSTDDLIFQMDYTEMTVGDKVPVQIYAKGPDGSSERVPLSQADMVIEKPYLLQKLPDGSIKALAVGETNVTVRSGANSKTLKLSISADKDIETGVLISGTMYLPVQSTFKLLGATVQANTATKTFSIRLGDLPIQLQLGSDIAMVNGNKVKMSGRVQTVDGGAVFPATLLKTALGAVLDFGAHYESLNINFGKAELFAYTKNTLKIAKRESQGDLAKLIGKTYWFNQFDSDYKFQKATIVDILVSDDNEFAISFKLASGKVVETYDMEYDQVTRVLANKEYFFTSDPTKIYKWSNAIWAKIKAGTISTGMTKQQVELSWGTPVNKSSLSGSGIKVETWQYRNYNYVTFTNGVVSMIYTN is encoded by the coding sequence ATGAAAGCTATTAAATGGAGTATTGCAGCAGTACTAGCGGTATCTATGTATGGTCCAATTCATACAGCTAAGGCAGCAGATGTAAATAGCACAAATGTAGTGAACGAACAGTCGATTTCCAGCACGGATGATTTGATTTTTCAAATGGATTATACGGAAATGACTGTTGGGGATAAGGTTCCAGTGCAAATTTATGCAAAAGGACCTGATGGCTCATCCGAACGTGTTCCACTGTCTCAAGCAGATATGGTAATTGAGAAGCCGTATTTATTGCAAAAGCTGCCCGATGGTTCAATAAAAGCATTAGCCGTTGGTGAAACCAATGTAACCGTACGTTCAGGAGCTAATTCCAAAACGTTAAAGTTATCTATCAGTGCTGATAAGGACATCGAAACAGGTGTATTAATCAGTGGCACGATGTATTTGCCTGTACAATCTACGTTTAAACTCTTGGGTGCTACTGTTCAGGCGAATACAGCCACTAAGACCTTTAGCATTCGTCTTGGAGATTTGCCTATCCAACTTCAGCTAGGCAGCGATATTGCTATGGTGAATGGGAATAAGGTGAAAATGAGTGGTAGAGTGCAAACCGTGGATGGAGGAGCTGTATTCCCTGCAACCCTCTTAAAAACAGCATTGGGAGCAGTGTTGGACTTTGGTGCTCATTATGAGTCTTTGAACATCAATTTCGGTAAAGCGGAGTTATTTGCGTACACGAAAAATACGTTAAAAATAGCCAAAAGAGAATCTCAAGGGGATCTCGCCAAGCTAATCGGAAAGACCTATTGGTTCAACCAGTTTGATTCCGACTATAAATTTCAAAAAGCAACGATCGTTGATATTCTTGTGAGCGATGATAATGAGTTTGCAATTTCTTTTAAATTGGCTTCAGGTAAAGTTGTGGAGACTTATGATATGGAATATGATCAGGTTACTCGCGTTCTAGCAAACAAAGAGTATTTCTTTACATCTGATCCTACCAAAATCTATAAATGGTCAAATGCGATTTGGGCCAAAATCAAGGCGGGTACAATTTCGACAGGGATGACGAAGCAGCAAGTAGAATTAAGCTGGGGCACTCCAGTTAATAAATCAAGTCTATCTGGCAGTGGGATTAAAGTGGAAACTTGGCAGTATAGAAATTATAATTACGTTACCTTTACAAATGGTGTTGTCTCAATGATTTATACGAACTAA
- a CDS encoding GNAT family protein, which yields MEIITDRLILRDYTSNDSSFYEELEQNPLSYKFENTAPDAKQIKDDFLSILSQATSDPRQYYDLAICTKQDMKPIGNVSIKLNWEEIREWEIGWVLLPDYWKMGYATEAVKNLITYAFTSLNAHRVVAYANAENVQSEKVMIRAGMIRDGILRETRFCNQQWCNEIVYSSLEQEWPNT from the coding sequence GTGGAAATAATAACAGACAGATTAATCTTAAGAGATTATACAAGCAATGATTCTTCTTTTTATGAAGAACTAGAGCAAAATCCTTTATCCTATAAATTTGAGAACACAGCGCCTGATGCAAAACAAATTAAAGATGACTTCCTTTCGATCTTGTCTCAAGCAACAAGTGATCCACGGCAATATTATGATCTTGCAATATGTACAAAGCAGGATATGAAGCCCATCGGTAATGTGAGTATAAAGTTAAACTGGGAAGAAATCAGAGAATGGGAAATTGGTTGGGTCCTCCTTCCGGATTATTGGAAAATGGGATATGCAACTGAAGCGGTAAAGAACCTGATAACATATGCCTTTACCTCCCTTAATGCACATAGAGTTGTTGCTTATGCCAACGCAGAGAATGTGCAATCTGAGAAAGTAATGATCAGAGCGGGGATGATTAGGGACGGGATTCTTAGGGAGACTAGATTCTGTAATCAGCAATGGTGCAACGAGATTGTTTATTCCTCTTTGGAACAGGAGTGGCCTAATACATAA
- a CDS encoding IS110 family transposase, with protein MKNTIKYVGLDVSKEKIAVAIADEGREPARYYGAISHTPDAVARMIRKIKGTGITLEVCYEAGPTGYDLYRWLTKMGISCVVIAPSRMPQRPGDAIKTDRRDAEKLAQLHRAGELTAIHVPTPELEALRDLIRAREDARQDLHRVRQRLIHFLLRHQIHKPEGMKKRWTKRYREWLSMLKFNNVAQEKVFAESLQQLREVEERIKRLEAAMREEAQICPYAPVIQALQGLRGIALLTAMTLVVEIGNFERFRSPAQLMSYLGLVPREYSSGASTKRGSLTKTGNSGVRRALVESAWSYRHRPAVKGDLAVRLEGQSAHVHETSWKAQERLHSKYLKLVRRGKHRNLTMAAVGRELVGFIWSIAVDAERKMA; from the coding sequence ATGAAGAATACCATAAAATACGTAGGTTTGGATGTATCAAAAGAAAAAATTGCGGTGGCGATTGCAGATGAGGGTCGAGAACCCGCACGATATTATGGAGCCATATCTCATACCCCAGATGCTGTGGCTCGAATGATTCGGAAAATCAAAGGTACAGGGATTACACTGGAGGTCTGCTATGAAGCCGGGCCTACGGGGTACGACTTATATCGCTGGCTGACGAAAATGGGGATTTCCTGCGTGGTAATCGCACCTTCGCGTATGCCACAGCGTCCCGGCGATGCTATAAAAACCGATCGACGGGATGCTGAAAAACTGGCTCAACTGCACCGCGCAGGAGAATTGACTGCGATCCATGTGCCGACTCCTGAACTCGAAGCCTTAAGAGATCTCATTCGTGCACGAGAAGATGCTAGGCAGGACTTACATCGGGTTCGGCAACGGCTCATTCATTTTCTGTTGCGTCACCAAATTCACAAGCCAGAAGGCATGAAAAAACGTTGGACCAAAAGGTACCGGGAATGGCTGTCTATGTTGAAGTTTAATAATGTAGCTCAAGAAAAAGTTTTCGCGGAATCCCTGCAACAGCTCCGGGAAGTGGAGGAGCGAATCAAGCGACTTGAAGCCGCAATGCGAGAAGAAGCACAGATCTGTCCATACGCACCTGTCATTCAAGCGTTGCAAGGTCTGCGGGGAATTGCCCTGCTGACGGCTATGACTTTAGTTGTCGAGATTGGAAATTTTGAGCGTTTTCGTTCACCGGCTCAGCTCATGAGTTACCTGGGACTAGTGCCACGGGAGTATTCATCGGGAGCAAGTACCAAAAGAGGAAGTCTTACAAAAACCGGAAATTCCGGTGTGCGACGTGCACTGGTGGAGTCCGCATGGAGTTACCGTCACCGTCCTGCAGTTAAAGGAGATTTAGCAGTGCGCTTAGAGGGTCAGAGTGCTCATGTCCATGAAACGTCGTGGAAAGCCCAAGAACGGTTACACAGCAAGTATTTAAAGTTAGTCAGACGTGGGAAACACCGAAATTTAACTATGGCTGCGGTAGGTCGTGAGTTAGTTGGATTCATCTGGTCAATAGCGGTAGATGCAGAACGGAAAATGGCGTAG
- a CDS encoding GNAT family N-acetyltransferase: protein MMTLMNMVRGTENDLPAKEMIKYWNHEPGTLKFFRASSNFIYTFHWNEKRYYLRFTHEEDNTAENIQAELDFMMYLLEQGYETVAPVRSKQGNWIETLSTGNGRYHGVVFEQALGECVSIEEMSELHFQQWGQTLAQLHNLSETYAPSTPSRKSWVDSLHFILSVLRRHPEEHKALKEYERIEAWLSELSFGVGHTGLIHFDFETDNIFYMKEKSRFSAIDFDDSMYHWFAMDITSALRDLSKQNDDESKKNMNLFISGYRSVKRLDDEYIKLLPEFQRFSDLYGFARLLRSLENMDDSTCPDWALQLKSKLEGICDHIRDGFHSHIVLKPITERNWYACTQLEVSNEQKAVFPVPVVYWLAESAYCGMTPLAIYADEELVGFTVYAVDPEDGSYWIMAYMIDQKYQNRGFGRTGMDALIRYLKAEHHCDKIVIGHRIENECASNLYTSLGFDEVSRDEVEVVRELVV, encoded by the coding sequence ATGATGACTTTAATGAACATGGTACGGGGAACAGAGAACGATCTACCTGCCAAAGAAATGATCAAGTATTGGAATCATGAGCCTGGAACTTTAAAGTTCTTCAGGGCCAGCAGTAATTTTATTTATACGTTTCATTGGAATGAGAAGCGATATTATTTAAGGTTTACTCACGAAGAGGATAATACCGCTGAGAATATCCAGGCTGAACTAGATTTTATGATGTACTTATTGGAACAGGGGTATGAGACTGTAGCGCCAGTACGCTCCAAGCAAGGGAATTGGATTGAGACGCTTTCAACTGGAAATGGTAGGTATCACGGGGTTGTTTTTGAACAAGCCCTAGGGGAGTGCGTTTCAATTGAAGAGATGTCGGAGCTGCACTTCCAACAATGGGGTCAAACGCTCGCACAATTGCATAATTTATCGGAGACTTATGCTCCGAGCACACCATCTCGTAAAAGTTGGGTCGATTCGCTCCATTTTATTTTATCCGTATTAAGAAGGCACCCTGAGGAGCATAAAGCGCTTAAGGAATATGAACGAATTGAAGCGTGGTTAAGTGAGCTCTCTTTTGGCGTAGGACATACAGGGCTGATCCATTTTGATTTTGAGACAGACAATATCTTTTATATGAAAGAGAAATCTCGATTTAGTGCGATCGACTTTGATGACTCTATGTATCATTGGTTTGCGATGGATATCACATCAGCCCTAAGAGATTTATCCAAGCAGAATGATGATGAGAGTAAGAAGAACATGAATCTGTTTATTAGTGGGTATAGATCAGTAAAGCGGCTGGATGATGAATATATCAAGCTTTTGCCTGAGTTCCAAAGGTTCTCTGACTTATATGGATTCGCTAGGTTGCTCCGAAGTTTGGAGAATATGGACGATTCTACCTGTCCTGATTGGGCACTACAGCTTAAATCAAAGCTAGAAGGAATCTGTGATCATATTCGGGATGGCTTTCATTCTCATATCGTGTTGAAGCCAATCACTGAAAGAAATTGGTATGCGTGTACTCAATTAGAGGTGTCCAATGAGCAAAAAGCGGTTTTTCCTGTACCCGTTGTTTACTGGTTGGCAGAATCGGCTTATTGTGGAATGACTCCGTTGGCTATATATGCAGATGAAGAATTGGTAGGGTTCACAGTATATGCCGTAGATCCTGAGGACGGAAGTTATTGGATTATGGCTTATATGATTGACCAGAAATATCAGAATAGAGGCTTCGGAAGAACTGGGATGGATGCCTTGATTCGATATCTAAAAGCCGAACATCACTGCGACAAAATCGTTATTGGGCATAGAATAGAGAACGAATGTGCTTCGAACTTGTATACATCCCTTGGATTCGATGAAGTAAGTAGGGATGAGGTTGAAGTTGTACGAGAGTTGGTAGTGTAA
- a CDS encoding ROK family protein, whose amino-acid sequence MLEGYDPLMEYAIGVDIGGTKINAGLVSSQGDVLHTVSLSTMAGFTKTVDRAILVIQKLMNEVTAKYTGVQIKGIGVGTAGQVDWETGSIRSASELIPGYAGTALKALLQTQFQLPVIVDNDVNVLALTEKYLGSCIGVEDFICLALGTGVGGAIVVDGRLIHGAWGGAGELGHMSVDFKGPACVCGGKGCLEHYASGTSIARRMGEKLTINNLPLDNVDSREVIARWKAGDPLATEVMEETIAALGSAIASFIHIFNPKVIVIGGGVAEAGELLFEGIRRDVAARTMLSMHDNVRIETAYHGNSCGMIGAALQIWEYAVSVSSFYTEESIEIS is encoded by the coding sequence GTGTTAGAAGGATATGATCCTCTAATGGAATATGCTATCGGAGTAGATATCGGGGGAACGAAAATTAATGCTGGACTCGTTTCCTCACAAGGGGATGTATTACATACAGTAAGTTTGAGCACAATGGCTGGGTTCACGAAAACCGTGGACCGAGCTATTCTTGTTATTCAAAAGTTAATGAATGAAGTTACAGCGAAGTATACAGGAGTTCAGATTAAAGGGATCGGTGTAGGAACAGCAGGGCAAGTCGATTGGGAAACAGGGAGCATTCGCTCGGCCTCCGAGCTTATTCCTGGGTATGCTGGGACAGCCCTGAAAGCGTTGCTTCAGACTCAGTTCCAGCTTCCGGTAATCGTAGATAATGACGTAAATGTACTAGCATTAACAGAGAAATATTTAGGATCTTGTATAGGGGTTGAAGATTTTATCTGTCTTGCACTTGGAACAGGTGTAGGTGGGGCGATTGTCGTAGATGGCCGTCTCATTCATGGAGCTTGGGGTGGTGCTGGAGAGTTAGGGCATATGTCCGTAGATTTCAAAGGACCTGCTTGCGTTTGTGGCGGAAAAGGTTGCTTGGAACATTATGCTTCAGGCACAAGCATCGCACGTCGAATGGGAGAAAAGTTAACTATAAACAACCTGCCTCTTGATAACGTAGACTCACGAGAAGTGATAGCGAGATGGAAGGCAGGAGACCCTCTAGCCACAGAAGTAATGGAAGAAACAATAGCTGCTCTTGGATCAGCTATCGCTTCTTTTATTCATATATTTAACCCTAAGGTCATTGTTATTGGTGGTGGAGTGGCTGAAGCGGGTGAGTTATTATTCGAAGGAATAAGAAGAGATGTGGCTGCGAGAACGATGCTATCGATGCATGACAACGTTCGAATTGAAACAGCCTATCATGGCAATTCCTGTGGAATGATCGGTGCGGCATTACAGATTTGGGAGTACGCTGTCTCAGTCAGTTCTTTTTACACTGAAGAATCCATCGAAATCTCTTGA